Proteins encoded in a region of the Triticum dicoccoides isolate Atlit2015 ecotype Zavitan chromosome 3A, WEW_v2.0, whole genome shotgun sequence genome:
- the LOC119273114 gene encoding calmodulin binding protein PICBP-like yields the protein MVHCKQPRTRPQDAVGVPGAAGRARAGGGGQAVAADPGYMRPTSSSGARAGQEVASAAAVASAPAAQPVGTKAAGLGLATPRAARPTCASAQKSARGGDGGGGCEGHRACRYAYCSFKGHAAAAPPLGAFLAARRGLIKTEQSMKHRGVSAFRDPKTNPTSNAVAGKGAGLFVQVACPGAGARPKTASSGSCCSGLSAEEVESPYVNFGRRSLRGGKTDRWGASVDGSCGSSDVISDGFADLPGTTSSPRGKGDIGQEGKASWVHQEEAEEDSVDCRSDISEELGARYECNNMSKDCGGGGGSSVESSMDDISSAFGGMNFQDVGADAAATSQGNKLTMSRRRTPRGGERIRAFNPRAPNFLPVVPDPDAEKVDLRHQMADDRKNAEEWMVDYALRRTVNKLARAQKRKVEMLVQAFETVLPPVLGEKKPDDKKSFACHL from the exons atggtGCACTGCAAGCAGCCGCGCACGAGGCCCCAAGACGCCGTCGGTGTCCCCGGGGCCGCCGGTCGCGCGCGCGCCGGGGGCGGGGGCCAGGCCGTGGCGGCGGACCCCGGCTACATGCGGCCGACCAGCAGCTCCGGCGCCAGGGCCGGCCAGGAGGTTGCGTCTGCGGCTGCGGTGGCCTCCGCACCCGCCGCGCAGCCGGTGGGGACCAAGGCGGCGGGGCTCGGCTTGGCCACGCCGCGCGCGGCCAGGCCGACGTGCGCCTCCGCCCAGAAGAGCGCCcgcggcggcgacggaggcggGGGCTGCGAGGGGCACCGCGCGTGCCGGTACGCCTACTGCTCCTTCAAGGGCCACGCGGCCGCGGCGCCGCCGCTGGGGGCCTTCTTGGCGGCGCGGAGGGGCCTGATCAAGACGGAGCAGAGCATGAAGCACAGGGGCGTCTCCGCCTTCCGCGACCCCAAGACCAATCCCACCAGCAATGCTGTCGCCGGCAAAGGGGCCGGGCTCTTCGTCCAGGTGGCGTGTCCCGGCGCCGGCGCCCGCCCCAAGACGGCGAGCTCGGGGTCCTGCTGCAGCGGCCTCTCCGCCGAGGAGGTGGAGTCTCCCTACGTCAACTTCGGCCGCCGGAGTCTCCGGGGTGGGAAGACGGACAGGTGGGGCGCCTCGGTGGACGGCTCCTGCGGGTCCAGCGACGTCATCTCCGATGGCTTCGCCGACCTGCCGGGGACGACGAGTTCTCCCAGAGGCAAAGGGGACATTGGTCAGGAGGGGAAGGCTTCTTGGGTCcatcaagaagaagcagaggaggacTCTGTTGACTGCAGGTCTGATATCTCGGAGGAGCTGGGCGCTAGATACGAATGCAACAACATGTCTAAAG AttgcggcggtggtggtggctctTCAGTGGAATCCTCAATGGATGACATATCCAGTGCATTTGGTGGGATGAATTTCCAAGATGTAGGTGCTGATGCCGCGGCAACCAGCCAGGGAAACAAGCTGACCATGTCCAGGAGAAGGACACCTAGAGGCGGGGAACGAATCCGGGCATTCAACCCCAGGGCCCCGAACTTTCTTCCGGTGGTGCCTGATCCAGATGCTGAAAAGGTTGATCTCAGGCATCAGATGGCTGATGATCGGAAGAATGCCGAGGAATGGATGGTTGATTATGCACTTCGGAGGACAGTGAACAAGTTGGCCCGTGCTCAGAAGAGGAAGGTGGAGATGCTTGTCCAGGCCTTTGAAACTGTTCTGCCACCAGTCCTGGGGGAGAAAAAGCCCGACGACAAGAAAAGCTTTGCCTGCCACTTATAG